In one window of Miscanthus floridulus cultivar M001 chromosome 12, ASM1932011v1, whole genome shotgun sequence DNA:
- the LOC136495196 gene encoding GDSL esterase/lipase At4g16230-like yields MASRGGAFVVLVVLCSLPVLPLQACATKKPLVPAMFVFGDSLVDVGNNNHLPNVNNSCKANYPPYGVDYPGHLPTGRFSNGYNLADHLAQQLGFAESPPPFFSPTNAKARRFSRLTSTGGINFASGGSGLLNTTGGSKVCGGQVVSMAEQVGNFKSLVRTWESKKRKQAAAAADLISNSLVFISVGSNDLFEYSDFFADPNHDPNVTRNDPAFLQELVTLYAAYVKDLYAAGATKFSIVSPSLVGCCPSQRKIANESNDMDGSGCFSTANNLSWQLYPMIHSMLRNLSQNELLGMKYSLGDAIGMAQYILGHLRTPPNIFTTPPYRPCCGSGDFGGTGCNDSVPLCDDRSSFFFWDRFHPTEAVSAITAQQLFGGNGTFVHPVNVQQLVASSASRP; encoded by the exons ATGGCCAGCCGCGGCGGCGCATTCGTGGTGCTCGTTGTCCTGTGCTCGCTGCCCGTGCTGCCGCTGCAGGCTTGCGCCACGAAGAAGCCCCTCGTGCCGGCGATGTTCGTGTTCGGGGACTCCCTGGTGGACGTCGGCAACAACAACCACCTGCCCAACGTCAACAACAGCTGCAAAGCGAACTACCCGCCCTACGGCGTCGACTACCCCGGCCACTTACCGACCGGCCGCTTCAGCAACGGCTACAACTTGGCGGACCATCTag CTCAGCAGctgggctttgccgagagcccgccaCCTTTCTTCTCCCCGACGAACGCGAAGGCGAGGAGGTTCAGTCGGCTGACGAGCACGGGCGGCATCAACTTCGCGTCAGGAGGGTCGGGGCTCCTTAATACAACCGGCGGCAGTAAAGTG TGTGGCGGCCAGGTGGTTTCCATGGCCGAGCAAGTCGGCAACTTCAAGAGTCTCGTTCGGACGTGGGAGAGCAAGAAACGGAaacaagcggcggcggcggccgatcTCATCTCCAATTCACTCGTCTTCATCAGCGTCGGCAGCAACGACCTGTTCGAGTACAGTGATTTTTTCGCAGATCCTAATCACGACCCCAACGTTACCCGCAACGACCCCGCATTTTTGCAAGAACTCGTTACTCTTTACGCGGCCTACGTGAAG GACTTGTACGCCGCCGGGGCAACCAAGTTCAGCATCGTGAGCCCGTCGCTGGTCGGGTGCTGCCCGTCGCAGAGGAAGATAGCCAATGAGTCGAACGACATGGACGGCTCCGGCTGCTTCAGCACGGCTAACAACCTCTCCTGGCAGCTGTACCCCATGATCCACTCCATGCTGCGGAACCTCAGCCAGAACGAGCTGCTCGGCATGAAGTATTCCCTCGGAGACGCCATCGGCATGGCCCAATATATATTGGGCCACCTTCGCACGCCTCCCAACA TCTTCACTACGCCGCCCTACCGACCGTGCTGCGGCTCAGGGGATTTTGGTGGCACCGGGTGCAACGACTCGGTTCCGCTGTGCGACGACCGGAGCAGCTTCTTCTTCTGGGACAGGTTCCACCCCACCGAGGCGGTGTCGGCGATCACCGCGCAGCAGCTCTTCGGCGGCAACGGGACCTTCGTCCACCCGGTCAACGTGCAGCAGCTGGTGGCGTCGTCGGCGTCGCGGCCATGA